The DNA window aaaaagaaaaatccaAGAATATGATGTTTGTGggttctttatctttatactcGTACTCCGTGTTCTGACAAAATCATCTAAGGTATCACTCACCTTAGATGTTAGAAGAATTAGATTTTGAGGCTTAATATTTACATATTATGTTGGAAAATTGTTGAAGAATTTTAAGTTTCGTGTTATGAATGTTGTAAGTGAATATATGAACTGGTTGATCGATATATATAAATGTATTAATATCTATATATTATTAACTTATTAttagaattttaaattttataagatTACAAAAACATAATACTTGTGAATGTCCCAATTGATTTTGGTTTTAAAAAAACCGTGGTAGGTGGTAGGCAGTCGTCTGCCTGCCTGCCTGACTTTTTTAGAATATTGTCTATGCCACCTCACCTAATGATTAATGGTGAATTGAGAATAACCACCACTTTCTTGATTGATTAGTAGTAGGCTGGGAAAATGATGTCTTGATTGATTAAGTAGGTTGGGAAAATGATTGTGAACCAGAAACTCAGAATCTCTGAACATGGTTTTTTATCACAAATAAACACAAGACAGGACAATGGTATGATAAGAATCTTTCGGACGTCAATATCCATGTAAAGAAACAAAATGGACTCCAACAAATTACAAATATAATGTAGTAAAATGTACAAAAACAGGAAAGCATTGAGAACCATTCCACACTAGCAAAACACAAAGTTATGTCCAAAAAGCACTGCTAAATCTTTATACCAGACGACATTTAAATACTCCAGCCACAAAACTGTAATAAAAAAGGGGAAAAATCGAACTACGAAGCAATAACTCCCTCACTTCTTTATGCCAAAGATAAGTAAGAATAAGATACAAAAACTGATGTGCAAGACGAACCCTTTTGCATTCTGCGTTTGTCTCTAATCATAATTTTTAATCAGAAGGCTTGATCTTGGACCTGTAGACAAGCAGCTTCTTCTTAGAAGTTTGATTATCAAATGTCAGAACCACCTTACCCGCCTCACCGACTTTGAAGGTGTAGCTGATTACTTGCTCATCAGTTGGTCCAATCTTTCTTGATTTTTGAATGATCCGTGTGTATCCACCCTCAGAGAATGGCACAAACTCAACTCCATAGGCAACATCCCAGCCTACCACCCTCAACTCCCAAACCAAAATGCACGCCTGGAAAATCACATCACAATAGAActttataatttataaatttaaaattcccACTTTTTCTGAATAGATCAGAAAAACGAGCCCACCTCGGTGATTGCCAGTTCAATAGTGTGTTGGCTTATGGGCTTGATAGTTTCTTCGATTGCAGCCTCGGCAGAGGTGAAGTCCTGCTCACCATCCTTGCTAAGGCCACCATACTGAACTGGTACTTGCTCAGGTGCTAAGTATCTGATGCATAAAATCACAAATAACATTGATACACTTCATGATGACACCTAATTACTAAGACTACTAGCAAATAATGGAacaaaaattcataaaataacCGACTTGAAGAGGGTCTCAGCAGTCTTGGTAGGGCCTGCAAAAACAAACTTGCTCTTGGTTCTTTGAGACAAGAATGGACTGATCATCCTATTGTAAGCCACATACCACCATGGAACATTGATGAACACCTTGCATCCACCAATAAAAACCAGCACAAtcaataaaaagtaatgctaACATAATGCTGGAACACTTAATTAGAACCAAGCATAAAATTAAAACTAACAAGAAAAAAAACGAGAAGTATAAATCATTTTGTTGGGCCAACTCGTATCAGCCGAAGCTTTTTAGAAAAGTGATCTCTAACAATATATTCATTTCCTGATATCCGACATAATGGAATGTTGATGCCGTGAGCTTGGGCTTTTAAAAGAAGTGGTTTATAAGaggaaatatttaattttttactcCAAGAAAAGCAGAAAAACGTAGATGAAATTTTCAATCCCAAAAAAGCAGCAAAATTGATTTTTACCGATCAGCATCATCATTGTTTTACGTGTGCGAATTGTTTGTATACCTGTTTTGCAACATATTCGGGATAGTTATCCTGCAGCAATTGGAGGGCTTGATTGGTAGCTTGGCGCATTTCTTTCTTGAACAAGTTGAGTCCAGGGGAATTCTGAAGATCAGTGATCTGAACAATAGTGCAAGCCCCATCAGAGCTGAAATCAAGTTTCCTGATATTCTTTTCCAAGAACTGAATGTACCACTTCAAGAACTTGGTTCTCTTTTCGGAATCGACAAAAGTGTTGCTGTACAAATCCTTGTCCTGAAACTCTCCAAAAGCATTGTAACAAACAGGATGCCCCTCTTTATCCACCCCATGAACGTAAACAACCTTTTCAAGTCCCTCGATAATTTCTTCATCTTCCATTAACTCGTCAACTTTGAACTCTTTTCTCCATGCCACCACACTTTTCAGCATGGAGAAAGCATCTTTCACCTTGAAATCTCGAGCCCTTAAGAACTTTAAGAGAATCACATCACTCTTCTCATCAGCAAGAAGTGGGATACCCCATATAGAAACTTCCTCTGGCTGCAGCGCTGGTACTGTTTTCTCCTCTGTGACAGGTAACTCCTTTGGCTTCTCCTCCTCTGTCGGGGCTACGGTGGATCCCTCACAGGGTGGGTGGGCAGGGACGCTGACTTCATGAATTATAGTTTCTTTAACTTCTTCGACCACAGTTTCAGCCGTTTCTTTTACGTTTTCGACTAGTACTGTTTCAAATGGCGATTCCTTTTTCTCTTCGACAGGAAGAGGTGGGACCATTTCTTTTTCATTCTTCTTATCGATCGCAGCCTCCGGTTCAGTTTTAACGGGCTCATTGCCTGGCGGAGGTGGCGGCAGAACTTCAGTAGATACCTCGCAAGCTTCAGTCTTTTGCTCTTCTTTCTTCTCCTCAGATTTTGATTCTTCTTCTTTCTTCCCTTCAGCTTTAGGTTCATCATCTTTCTTGTTATCTGCCGGACGCGGCGGCGCAGTAAATTCATGCTTGTTGAGTGCCTCCTGGATCAACAGTTTAAGTTCATCCAAGGCTTTCTTCTGCGGGTCAATTAGATCATCAACTTTGTTACCCTCCTCTTTAAACGAATATGATTCAGTCGTCGCCTCCTCCTTTCCCTTCTCCCCTTCTACCGCCTCCTCCGCTGCCGGGTTTTCAACTTTCTCAGGCTCAGGTTGCGGCGCCACCTGCTTATCCACCACAATGGTTGCGGGCTTCTCGATCAATGGAACATCAGACAGCGCGACCTCTTCTGCAGCACAAGGCGACTCAGGAATTGATTTCTTGGTTTCCTCAGCCATTGATATTGCCAGAGATGAATGAAATTCAGGAAAGTAAAGTTCTTCGCAATCCTACAATTCTGCCGAGTTGATGTGAGATTGAACGTGGAGGTAGAAATGGAGTGGCAAATTTCATGTATGAATAGGCACAGCCTGTCAAATACTCGGAGACTGCCAACGATGCCACATTGTACCGTTGTTCGTCCAATCATTATTTCTTTTACcattattaaatattattagaTTTTATTCCTCGTATAATCTAATTTCCAGAAACAAACATCGCGTCATAAATATTGTGATACCGTTGAAAAATGAGACgaacaaaaaattaaaacattaatctctttatatatagtaaatacaattaataattataataattattattatatttcttAATCACTTGTTAACAACTTGTCACAGGCCGGCCACTCCGTTTAGACTTTAGACAAAGGAAATTATACCATAATTCTTTCtaattaatattaaatattttaaatcgagaGTAGTACAAGGTTTCCTATGGAAATGAGCAATAGCTGTAACGTCAATATTCAATTGGTTTCTTTAAACATACCAAATATTAATAATTAGgtattaaattttaattcagTTACAACTAATAAAGGTCATATGGTACCTGTCGCACATGCGCAAATACTATTCAATATTGCAAAATAGAACATCACATTTTTtttctaatatgtttttttaatttgtgatttttactttttattttattaaattttaattttaattatgtatcttttgattttttttgatGTGACGTTCGGTGTCATATTAACGTCATTTtggaaaaattaataaaattgtaaaaaaaataaagatacgAGGCTAAGTGTCAAGCTCTGAACCCGGTTCAATTTTCTATATTCTGAAACGTAAGAGGATGATAGATTAGCGGTTGAAAATATTACAATGGAACGTGGGTTTGTGGTTAGGGAACATGTTCCTTGGTGATTAATTGAGAATTCTAGAAACGCATTATTCCTTGGTGATTAATTGAGATATAATGActaatcaataattattatacataagaaaatgattgtgattATAGATATTAACATGACAAATATATTGGATAAATAAACTAATGCTTACGTTCTCGTAGACTAACAAAAGATGATAATCTAAATTTAAGCACTAATAAATTAAGATTATGATTTTCGTTGAGTCATCAAACACCTAATAATAATaactataaattaataattttatcttAAATATATACACTTCAGCAAATATACGGACAAATCTGGTCACGAATATCATACTACGattgaaatttgacaatattgAATGCTAAAATTGCAAGAAAACAAATATACATGATCAAATATTTAGTTTTCCCTATTCTAAAATAATAAATGTGTTTGAATAATTTTTCAATTTGCGGGCATGTCAGGCGCAAAGATACACCAATTTTTGTAAAAACTGAAAAAAAATCTAACTTTTAAAAACGCGAGGATTGTAGATACTAAATTTGGCCGTCCGTTATGATCTTCTGAACAAATATGATGTCATAAACAAATAAAGTAAAGAAAAAATTCTGAGAATTGAGAGATAAACTCCTACCATAATTTATAGTTTCAATAAAATATTGACAAACTGTAAGCTTTTTTTAATCACAATAAATGTAAGTTATATATAATGACATTGAAAAAATGTTCTAAACTGTGTGTTTTTCTTTCTATTTATCTATGTGAAATATAAATGTACTGTTAAAATATGTCCTGATCTGCCGAATGCAGAAACCTAGAAGTataaaattacaaaataatAGTCATATTAACTATATGTACTTTCTGTGGATGTGTTATACTcaaggaaaaatatttaatcatttcATTTTCTTGATACAATAAGATTGATAAATTGCTTCCTTTTAACACAGCAATGCAATCGACTTTTTTTATACGATTTAATTTCGGTTGAAAAGCATAACCAGCTTTTTGAAACAATCGaaataatcataaaaataaaatagctATCTCCAAGATTAGTGGGATCGCTTTTTGTCAAACTAAGCAAATATTCGATAACAGCATTCAAAAATCCTCAAGTACGTGCATGGCTCATCCCATGCACCCAGGTTAGAATTTCACCAGCACTCAGGTGTATTCTCCTTCGAAGACTAAAGGATTCCTCTTGAGCCACAGAAAAAATGATAAAGAAATACCTTAATCACTAGACTACCAGTCCACCTTTCAGGATTGGTTACAAAATCATATCGAAACAACGCAGGAATACATCGTAAACTATATAGTTTGCTACAAGTTCAACGAACAGCACATCATTTATGTCTGTTTCCCCAAGAAATTCGTAGCCTTCAAAATGATAATATCAAACAAGAAGTTTCCTGTTGTGAGTATATGATCTCGAGAAGTAGACATGCACAATCAGTGAAGCAGAAGTAAGCTCTGCCAGTAGCCAATAGAAGTAACCGAAGTGTGCCCGATTCAAGTTGTCCGCGAACCAACTAGTCGGACCATTTCTGCTCGTGGCCTTTTCAGCAACTCCCAATGCAAAAAATACACAGGTATAGAGAAAGACCTAAACTTTTCAATTCTCCAGTAGACTGGTCGTAGAAGAACTCTTGGAAACCGACCATGGTGATCACATCAGCAACTCCGAAAAGTAAATACTGAGGTATAAGCCACCATACACTCATTGGATCTGTGGTCTGTAAATTATAGGACCTGTAATAATCCAAATTAGCATTTTGCATAAGGACATAATTTTGATAGGTTTGTATTGTACAGAAAGCACTTGCATTCTATtgtttgtgaaaatattaattaataagctgaaaacatttttttactAACTTGAATTGCTGAATGCCCTCAAGAGGTAGAATTCCCTGAGCTTCCTCCACTCTGGATATGGCGTAGGGTTAGTCTGCCAGTATCTAACTGTTCTGACAAACACTTGACCGATTCTGATAAACGGGTTTCTATCATCACTGTGCGTACGAAATCGGTATGTCCTAGTCCCCATGAAAAAAATAGTCAGGGCAAGGCAAATAACAATACATGGGATCCCAAAGCCAAGAACCCAGCCTAGAATGTCTTGGATGTAGTTCAAAATGACGAGAGCCACAAAAACACCAGCACAAAAGGAAAAGTACCACCAATTAAAGAATGAGCTTTTGGCTTTACACTCGAATATTGGATCTTGCTCATCAAACTGCTCAGGTCCAAAAGCTTGAACACATGGTTTATGCCCCCCTTGGGCCAATGCTACTACACTGGAAGCTGAGGTGGACAACATGCTGTGCCATTTGAAGCTTTTTGGCAATCGTAGAAAAAAATAAAGCTGATGCAGACatatttttcggacgttacattAATCCTCAAACAATCATGTGATATTAAATTACTTGAATTTTCATTAGTCATAGATATACCATatgtattatattattaaaatcaaGATGCTTGGAATAGATAAATTTGTTGTCATGGTACTTTTTTTATAagctaaaaataatattttctctaaTTAAAAATATTCCTTTTATTTAATAGaaatatcataaaaaaatattttagtacaTTTTATCTAATCTACAACtaaaatatcataatataaacatTTGAATTTTTAGATGATCATATCAATCATAATATAAAAGTTATAgttgtatttattttttgtatgaaTTATTACTGTATTATAATAAGTTTTTTCACAtcaaattttatatttgaattttaatcgtatcatatatatttttataaaaataaaaataatatggaAAAATGTTTTGAGAAAACCGTTCCACAACCATAATCATAGATAGACACCTAGAACAATATAAAACCTTGACTGTCCCTAATCACCatatttctaataaaaaaatattggagtACCCgacttttaataaatataataattcaAGCACgcatagacacacacacatacatatatatatatatatatatatattataaattctaatattttggtattaaattaaaaactaatatgatatattactaattatatataatttttttgaaaaataaaaattgaccgAGGTATAGAGAGAGCAGATAATTTTATGTTGTATTTGTGTATATAATTAGGATATTGATCAGATCCAAAAAAAAGGGTAGAATATTGAGTTTAATATAAGCGTTATATCTCGTCGGAAAACCCAGTTCCAGTTCCTATTGAGATCTGAATTTCTAACCAGAAATTGAAGTGAGAGTTGAAGAAAATTTGATCTTTGGCCTTCGCGCGTTATTGATTCAGATCCAGCAATCTCCGTGTCACCGAGAAATTCAAGCGATGTGCGACGCCGTTCGAACACTCTGCATCTTCATTATCTCCTTCTTGTTCCTTGTTTCCTCCACTTTTGGAAAGGTGAAGATGTCGGTTTATGAACTTTATCTGTTTTGCTGGTTGCATACGCGGTTATTTCAATTGTTGTTTAGGTTACAGGGTGTGTAGTTTTTTTATTGCTTCTATAGTGATTTTGGTTGAATTTGATTGTCGGCGGCTTTCAAAGTTTTGTGCAACTGGTAGTGTCTATGGCGAGAAGAGGAACTTGATCTAGTATGTACGGGAGATGAAAGTTCCCTCCTTTCCTcctttttcttcaatttttttgtCCTTTTTAGGGTAAAAAGATGTCTCTAGTCGTCGCCCCGACGTTCAACAGGTTTCTTTTGGTGTGCTTCGTATACATGCAGTTTTATGCTGGTTTTTATTTCTGTGTTGATTCACGTTTAGCTGTATTGCCTTTTCTGTTGTGGATTTGATTCTTATAATTACTAGATTTTATGTATAAACACATACGTGTGTATTTGATGTCCGATTGATCATAAAGTTAATGTCTCTTTGATGAGTTTCGTTTTGAGGAAATCTAATTTCTCCATT is part of the Primulina eburnea isolate SZY01 chromosome 1, ASM2296580v1, whole genome shotgun sequence genome and encodes:
- the LOC140839792 gene encoding patellin-3-like; translation: MAEETKKSIPESPCAAEEVALSDVPLIEKPATIVVDKQVAPQPEPEKVENPAAEEAVEGEKGKEEATTESYSFKEEGNKVDDLIDPQKKALDELKLLIQEALNKHEFTAPPRPADNKKDDEPKAEGKKEEESKSEEKKEEQKTEACEVSTEVLPPPPPGNEPVKTEPEAAIDKKNEKEMVPPLPVEEKKESPFETVLVENVKETAETVVEEVKETIIHEVSVPAHPPCEGSTVAPTEEEKPKELPVTEEKTVPALQPEEVSIWGIPLLADEKSDVILLKFLRARDFKVKDAFSMLKSVVAWRKEFKVDELMEDEEIIEGLEKVVYVHGVDKEGHPVCYNAFGEFQDKDLYSNTFVDSEKRTKFLKWYIQFLEKNIRKLDFSSDGACTIVQITDLQNSPGLNLFKKEMRQATNQALQLLQDNYPEYVAKQVFINVPWWYVAYNRMISPFLSQRTKSKFVFAGPTKTAETLFKYLAPEQVPVQYGGLSKDGEQDFTSAEAAIEETIKPISQHTIELAITEACILVWELRVVGWDVAYGVEFVPFSEGGYTRIIQKSRKIGPTDEQVISYTFKVGEAGKVVLTFDNQTSKKKLLVYRSKIKPSD
- the LOC140809481 gene encoding protein NRT1/ PTR FAMILY 5.10-like: MLSTSASSVVALAQGGHKPCVQAFGPEQFDEQDPIFECKAKSSFFNWWYFSFCAGVFVALVILNYIQDILGWVLGFGIPCIVICLALTIFFMGTRTYRFRTHSDDRNPFIRIGQVFVRTVRYWQTNPTPYPEWRKLREFYLLRAFSNSNPMSVWWLIPQYLLFGVADVITMVGFQEFFYDQSTGELKSLGLSLYLCIFCIGSC